CACACTATATTTATATTTAGGAAACAAAAAAAAAATTACACCTATTTTTAATAGGCATAATTTTAACTGACGTGTAATTTATTTTGATCTTTAAATACTTGCAACTTTACATTAGATGTTAACAAATCAGAATAACTATAAGATACTCTTGTGTATCCATTACCTTCATCATCTAACTTTACAACAAACACGCTTGGATAAACTTTCTCTAGAATTCCTTTTTTGGTAACTATCTGCTTTCTTCCCTTGTTAGCCTTAAGTAATATCTTCTTACCTAAGTACCTTTCCAAACTTACCCTTATATTATCTAAAGTTTGAACAGTGGCCATAATATCACCTTCTTTAAACGTTTGTATGTTTACATAATATCATATTTTAACACTTTTGTCAAACGTTTAAACTAATTATTTTATATATTTTTCATCCAAAAGTCAATAGTATTTTTTAAGATATACTGTATAATATAGCCATCCTTAATTAATACAACATTGATTTAGGCATTGCCCATCTAAATTTCCCTCTAGTTTCAGATCCTCCTACCCCTTTAATTCCAGTAACTGTCTGTTCTATAACTTCCTCTATAGGAACTATTGTGTCTATTCTTGAGCAAGCAATTTTTTCAACTACAAAAACTGGATCTAAGGCATGAATCATTATTCTACCTGGTGAACTCGCATAATTTGCTCCTGCCTTTATTATTTGCTCATAATTGGATTGGCATGCACCTGCAAATATAACTAAATTATCCAAATTTGGTTGCCATTTACGTGCTTGCTTTACAGTTTTTATAAAATTCATTGAATTTTTATAATTATTTAAGTCTGTTATACTTCCCTTTCTTGAAGTCATTGCATCATGACCTGTTATAACAAGTATATCCGGGTTGTGTTTTTCTAATAATGCTCGTACTTCTTTATATTGATTTGCCTCTGGAATAGCTACTCCCACCGCCGGAATACCTAACTCTGTATATACATCTAAACATATTTTTAAATATTCTTTATCGCCATCTATTTGTAATACTTTTCCTGGCATCCCGTAAATATTAGTATTTGCTTGTAATTTAGGAACTCCTCTATTCATCTTTTTTTGTCTTTCTTTTGCCTTCCTCATAGATTGGCTTAATAAATTCTCTACACCTTTGTCTAATAATACCTCTCTAATATCCGGAAGTTTTACCACTTCTAAATCATCTAAGTATGCGTCTGCAATTATTCTAAATGCGATCCCTTTTAATATTGCTATTTTTTCATTATTTTCATCTATACTAAATCCAACTATTCTAAAAACAATGTCCTTATTATACGATTTTCTTGCTACTACGTCTCCTATCTTCATGGCTGTCCTCCCTAATAAGTTTTATCTTAATTTATAGTATGTTTTATAGTTTTTTTTGTTCCTTAAGAATATAAAACATTTTTTTGTTGAAAAATTACTAAGTTAATGTTAATATATTTGTAAACAAATGTTTATTTATATAAACAAATATTTATTTCAGGTGGTAAATATGACTGAGAGAGAAAAAGAAATTTTAGAT
Above is a genomic segment from Romboutsia lituseburensis containing:
- a CDS encoding Veg family protein, which produces MATVQTLDNIRVSLERYLGKKILLKANKGRKQIVTKKGILEKVYPSVFVVKLDDEGNGYTRVSYSYSDLLTSNVKLQVFKDQNKLHVS
- the yabG gene encoding sporulation peptidase YabG translates to MKIGDVVARKSYNKDIVFRIVGFSIDENNEKIAILKGIAFRIIADAYLDDLEVVKLPDIREVLLDKGVENLLSQSMRKAKERQKKMNRGVPKLQANTNIYGMPGKVLQIDGDKEYLKICLDVYTELGIPAVGVAIPEANQYKEVRALLEKHNPDILVITGHDAMTSRKGSITDLNNYKNSMNFIKTVKQARKWQPNLDNLVIFAGACQSNYEQIIKAGANYASSPGRIMIHALDPVFVVEKIACSRIDTIVPIEEVIEQTVTGIKGVGGSETRGKFRWAMPKSMLY